TAAATCATATATGTAACCATCATTCACCCGATCTGACTTTTTCTATCCCTTTGAGAATGTAATAGGCCGTTTTGGGGTTGGTCGCCAAAGGTATGTTATGTACATCGCACAGACGCATCAACATTTGTACATCGGGTTCATGAGGATGTTTGTCAAGAGGATCTCTGAAAAATATAACGACATCGATATCTCCCGTCGCAACAAGACTTGCAATCTGAGCATCCCCGCCTTTTGGTCCTGACAAAAGACATTCCACATTAAATCCTTCTTTGGTAATGTGACCACCAGTCGTTCCGGTCGCATAGATTTTGGTGTTCAACAAAAATTCTTTATTGGCAATCACAAAAGAAACCATTTCCGGTTTTTTACCATCATGTGCAATTAAGCCTATATTGATCATTTCAAATTGATTTTTAAGTTATTCTGTAATATTTAAATGTTAATCGGTTTGATTTTGAATTTATTCAGATAATTTCAAGGGCTTTTCAGATTTTTTTTAAAATTTGCCTCTATTGGATGGCTTTTGTTTTGTATCAGACATTCATACGAATATAACAAACCACAATTATATGATAATAAAGTATATTTTAACAACATTTGTTTTCAAAAACTACGCTTTCCAAATATTGATTTTAACCTGTTTGTCTTTGCACATGCAGGCACAGGAGAAAAAGCAAATGACTCCTGAAGTGTATAGTGAATGGAATAAAATAAAAAATACGGCAATCTCTGACACCGGAAATACAGTCATTTACACTTTGGAACGTGAGTTCGGAAATAAAGTATTGAAAATTTATAATACCATTTCAGACTCTACCTTCAGTTTTGACAGGGCATCTGAACCGGCTTTGGATAGGGGAGGAGACTTTGTTCTGTTCAGGAGAGGGCTGGATGCCGATTCTTTAAAACAGTTGAAAAGAAAAAAAACGCCGGCAGAAAAATTGCCATCAGACAGTTTGTATGTTTATCAGATTTCGAACGATACCCTCTTTTACATTCCGTCCATCGAATCGTTTAAAACTCCCGTTGAATATGGAGGTTTTGTAGCATTCCAAATCAAAGCAACAGAAGAAGTTGCCGATTCAATTAAGACAAAACCTAAGTCTGATAAAAAGAAGGAACCTAAGTCCTATGATCTCATTATAAAGGATCTGAACTCTCACTGGGCGGATACAATTATAAACGTTACGGAATATCTTTTTTGCGAAGAAGGCAAAAAACTTGCAGCACATTCCACAGGGAAAGATTCTACTGTAATGGCTGGAGTTTTTGTTATAAACTTAGATACAAAAATTAAAACCACTGTTCTGGATTCTAAATCCAAAATTTCTCAACTGAATTTTGATAAATACGGGGATCAGTTGGCTTTTTATGTTGAAACCGATACTACTTCAGGAAAAAGTAAATCACAGGATTTATATCTATGGACAGCATTCAGGGACAGCACTGTCAAAATTGCTGATAATAACGGAGCTTTTCTACCGGCAGATTGGCTCATGAATAAAAATAAAAAACCTGAATTTTCTGAAAACGGACGTCGCTTGTTTTTTGGTATCTCCCCCAAACCATTGGAAAAGGATACTTCATTGTTGGATGATGAAATTGTTAATGTGGAAGTTTGGCATCATAATGATCCTAAAATTCATACACAGCAAGAAACATTAATGGAATTGGAGCTGAAGCGTACTTACAAAGCTTACATTGACCTTGCTGACAGTACGTTTATGGCAGTTGAAAATGAACACTTCAATCAATCAATGATTTCGTTGAAAGGGGATGGAAGATATGCACTGTTATTGTCTGATACTGCTTACCAGAAACAAAAAACCTGGGATATCACGACTATAAAGGACATATTTCTGAAAGATCTTTCTTCAGGAAGAGATAAGATTATAGCAACCGGACAAGCCGGAAGTCCACAGTTTTCTCCCGGCGGCCAGTATGTGTTCTGGTATGACCAAAAGGATACTTTATGGAAAGCGTATCATATTGCAAATGAAAAACTCATTGAGTTGACACCAACATCCCTGGGTACTTTTTATGATGAATTAAATGATGTGCCTGCTGCACCGGATAGTTATGGATTCGCCGGATGGACAGAAGGAGACGAGCAGATTATTATCTATGACAGGTATGATTTGTGGATGGTCAATCCTCAATCACCCGACGTTGCAAGAAAAGTGACGGATGGCAGAAAAGATAAAATGCGACATAGATATATTAAATTAAATAAAAAAGAAGATTTTATTAGTAGAGACACT
The genomic region above belongs to Saprospiraceae bacterium and contains:
- a CDS encoding methylglyoxal synthase is translated as MNIGLIAHDGKKPEMVSFVIANKEFLLNTKIYATGTTGGHITKEGFNVECLLSGPKGGDAQIASLVATGDIDVVIFFRDPLDKHPHEPDVQMLMRLCDVHNIPLATNPKTAYYILKGIEKVRSGE
- a CDS encoding S9 family peptidase; translation: MIIKYILTTFVFKNYAFQILILTCLSLHMQAQEKKQMTPEVYSEWNKIKNTAISDTGNTVIYTLEREFGNKVLKIYNTISDSTFSFDRASEPALDRGGDFVLFRRGLDADSLKQLKRKKTPAEKLPSDSLYVYQISNDTLFYIPSIESFKTPVEYGGFVAFQIKATEEVADSIKTKPKSDKKKEPKSYDLIIKDLNSHWADTIINVTEYLFCEEGKKLAAHSTGKDSTVMAGVFVINLDTKIKTTVLDSKSKISQLNFDKYGDQLAFYVETDTTSGKSKSQDLYLWTAFRDSTVKIADNNGAFLPADWLMNKNKKPEFSENGRRLFFGISPKPLEKDTSLLDDEIVNVEVWHHNDPKIHTQQETLMELELKRTYKAYIDLADSTFMAVENEHFNQSMISLKGDGRYALLLSDTAYQKQKTWDITTIKDIFLKDLSSGRDKIIATGQAGSPQFSPGGQYVFWYDQKDTLWKAYHIANEKLIELTPTSLGTFYDELNDVPAAPDSYGFAGWTEGDEQIIIYDRYDLWMVNPQSPDVARKVTDGRKDKMRHRYIKLNKKEDFISRDTLALLRAFNEIDKSEAYVSLDLRFGEMIQLYGGPFSLSLNITKATSNNNIIFTYQNFQTFPDLQLTDLTFQEVKRVSDANPQQADYTWGSGSLFSWTNYNGNKNDGMLFFPPDFNPENKYPLIVNFYERSSDDLNRHRAPEAHRSTINYTYYTNKGYVIFNPDIHYTIGYPGQSAYDAVMSGVDALLEYGYIDTARMALQGHSWGGYQIAHILTKTNRFKCAESGAPVVNMISAYGGIRWESGLSRMFQYEMAQSRIGESLWDNPILYLENSPIFSMYNVNTPVLILHNDADGAVPWYQGIEYYMALRRLGKECWLLNYNGEPHWPVKWQNRLDFNIRMEQFFDHYLLDKPMPLWMKEGISPIEKGILKKY